Proteins from one Mus pahari chromosome 18, PAHARI_EIJ_v1.1, whole genome shotgun sequence genomic window:
- the Adamts10 gene encoding A disintegrin and metalloproteinase with thrombospondin motifs 10 isoform X1: MASACQILRWALALGLGLTFKVTHAFRSQDELLSSLESYEIAFPTRVDHNGAMLAFSPPAFRRQRRGAGATTESRLFYKVAAPSTHFLLNLTHSPRLLAGHVSVEYWTREGLAWQRAARSHCLYAGHLQGQAGSSHVAISTCGGLHGLIVADDEEFLIEPLQGGPKGHRGPEDSGPHVVYKRSSLRHPHLDTACGVRDEKPWKGRPWWLRTLKPPPARPLGNESERGQLGLKRSVSRERYVETLVVADKMMVAYHGRRDVEQYVLAIMNIVAKLFQDSSLGNIVNILVTRLILLTEDQPTLEITHHAGKSLDSFCKWQKSIVSHSGHGNAIPENGVANHDTAVLITRYDICIYKNKPCGTLGLAPVGGMCERERSCSINEDIGLATAFTIAHEIGHTFGMNHDGVGNGCGARGQDPAKLMAAHITMKTNPFVWSSCSRDYITSFLDSGLGLCLNNRPPRQDFVYPTVAPGQAYDADEQCRFQHGVKSRQCKYGEVCSELWCLSKSNRCITNSIPAAEGTLCQTHTIDKGWCYKRVCVPFGSRPEGVDGAWGPWTPWGDCSRSCGGGVSSSSRHCDSPRPTIGGKYCLGERRRHRSCNTNDCPPGSQDFREMQCSEFDSVPFRGKFYTWKTYRGGGVKACSLTCLAEGFNFYTERAAAVVDGTPCRPDTVDICVSGECKHVGCDRVLGSDLREDKCRVCGGDGSACETIEGVFSPALPGTGYEDVVWIPKGSVHIFIQDLNLSLSHVALKGDQESLLLEGLPGTPQPHRLPLAGTTFHLRQGPDQAQSLEALGPINASLIVMVLAQAELPALHYRFNAPIARDALPPYSWHYAPWTKCSAQCAGGSQVQVVECRNQLDSSAVAPHYCSGHSKLPKRQRACNTEPCPPDWVVGNWSRCSRSCDAGVRSRSVVCQRRVSAAEEKALDDSACPQPRPPVLEACQGPVCPPEWATLDWSECTPSCGPGLRHRVVLCKSADQRSTLPPGHCPPAAKPPSSMRCNLRRCPPARWVASEWGECSTQCGLGQQQRTVRCTSHTGQPSRECTEALRPSTMQQCEAKCDSVVPPGDGPEECKDVNKVAYCPLVLKFQFCSRAYFRQMCCKTCQGR, translated from the exons ATGGCTTCTGCCTGCCAGATCCTCCGCTGGGCCCTTGCCCTGGGGCTGGGCCTCACATTCAAGGTCACGCATGCCTTCAGATCTCAAG ATGAGCTCCTGTCCAGTTTGGAGAGCTATGAGATTGCCTTCCCAACTCGAGTGGACCACAACGGGGCAATGCTGGCCTTCTCTCCACCTGCCTTCCGGAGGCAGCGTCGGGGTGCGGGGGCTACAACTGAGTCCCGCCTATTCTACAAGGTGGCCGCACCCAGCACTCACTTCTTGCTGAACCTGACCCACAGCCCCCGTCTCCTGGCAGGGCACGTCTCGGTGGAATACTGGACACGGGAAGGCCTGGCTTGGCAGAGGGCTGCCCGGTCCCACTGCCTATACGCTGGCCACCTGCAAGGCCAGGCTGGTAGCTCCCATGTGGCCATCAGCACCTGTGGGGGCCTG CATGGTCTGATTGTGGCAGACGATGAAGAGTTTCTTATTGAGCCCCTGCAAGGTGGACCCAAAGGTCACCGTGGCCCAGAAGACAGTGGCCCCCATGTAGTGTACAAGCGTTCCTCTCTGCGTCACCCCCATCTGGACACAGCCTGTGGAGTGAGAG ATGAGAAACCGTGGAAGGGTCGTCCATGGTGGTTGCGTACCCTGAAGCCACCACCTGCCAGGCCCCTGGGGAATGAATCAGAGCGAGGCCAGCTGGGCCTGAAGAGATCAGTCAGCAGAGAGCGCTATGTGGAGACCCTTGTGGTAGCCGACAAGATGATGGTGGCCTACCATGGGCGGAGAGATGTGGAGCAGTATGTGTTGGCCATCATGAACATT GTTGCCAAACTTTTCCAGGACTCGAGTCTGGGAAACATCGTCAACATCCTCGTCACTCGCCTTATCCTGCTCACAGAGGACCAG CCCACCCTGGAGATCACCCATCATGCCGGGAAGTCATTGGACAGCTTCTGTAAGTGGCAGAAATCCATCGTGAGCCACAGTGGCCATGGCAACGCCATCCCAGAGAATGGTGTGGCAAACCATGACACAGCTGTGCTCATCACACG CTATGACATCTGCATCTACAAGAACAAACCCTGCGGCACTCTAG GCCTGGCCCCTGTGGGTGGAATGTGTGAGCGTGAGAGGAGCTGCAGTATCAATGAAGATATCGGCCTGGCCACGGCTTTCACCATTGCCCATGAGATCGGGCACAC ATTCGGCATGAATCACGATGGCGTGGGAAACGGCTGTGGGGCCCGTGGTCAGGACCCAGCAAAGCTCATGGCTGCCCACATTACCATGAAGACTAATCCATTCGTGTGGTCATCATGTAGTCGAGACTATATCACCAGTTTTCTGGA CTCGGGCCTGGGGCTTTGCTTGAATAACCGGCCTCCTAGACAGGACTTCGTGTACCCAACGGTGGCTCCCGGCCAGGCCTATGATGCTGATGAGCAGTGCCGATTCCAGCATGGAGTCAAATCGCGTCAGTGTAAATACGGG GAGGTCTGCAGTGAACTGTGGTGTCTGAGCAAGAGCAATCGGTGCATCACCAATAGCATCCCAGCGGCTGAGGGAACACTGTGCCAAACACACACTATCGACAAAGGG TGGTGCTACAAACGAGTCTGTGTCCCCTTCGGGTCTCGGCCAGAGGGTGTAGACGGGGCCTGGGGCCCTTGGACTCCATGGGGTGACTGCAGCAGgtcatgtggtggtggtgtgtcaTCTTCCAGCCGTCACTGCGACAGCCCCAG GCCAACCATTGGGGGCAAGTACTGTCTGGGTGAGAGACGGAGGCACCGGTCCTGCAACACCAAT GACTGTCCACCTGGCTCCCAGGACTTCAGAGAAATGCAGTGCTCTGAATTTGACAGTGTCCCTTTCCGAGGAAAATTCTACACGTGGAAGACATACCGAGGAG GGGGCGTGAAGGCCTGTTCGCTGACTTGCCTAGCAGAAGGCTTCAACTTTTATACGGAGAGAGCAGCAGCTGTGGTGGATGGAACACCCTGCCGTCCTGACACGGTGGACATTTGTGTCAGTGGCGAGTGCAAG CATGTAGGCTGTGACAGGGTCCTGGGTTCTGATCTCCGAGAGGACAAATGCCGTGTGTGTGGGGGTGATGGCAGTGCCTGTGAGACCATTGAAGGTGTCTTTAGCCCAGCTTTGCCAGGAACTG GGTATGAGGACGTCGTCTGGATCCCCAAAGGCTCAGTCCACATTTTCATCCAAGATCTGAACCTGTCCCTTAGTCACGTGG CCCTAAAGGGGGACCAAGAGTCTCTGCTACTGGAGGGGCTACCTGGGACCCCCCAACCTCACCGCCTTCCCTTGGCTGGGACCACATTTCATCTACGGCAGGGGCCGGACCAGGCACAGAGCCTAGAAGCCCTGGGACCCATTAATGCATCTCTCATCGTCATG GTGCTGGCCCAGGCAGAGTTGCCTGCTCTCCACTACCGCTTCAATGCGCCCATTGCCCGGGATGCACTGCCTCCCTACTCCTGGCATTATGCCCCCTGGACCAAATGCTCAGCCCAGTGTGCAGGCG gcAGCCAGGTCCAAGTAGTGGAGTGCCGAAATCAGCTGGACAGCTCAGCAGTGGCCCCACACTACTGTAGTGGCCACAGTAAATTGCCCAAGAGGCAGCGTGCCTGTAATACAGAACCGTGTCCGCCAGA TTGGGTTGTAGGAAACTGGTCACGCTGCAGCCGTAGCTGTGATGCTGGCGTGCGTAGCCGCTCAGTGGTGTGCCAACGCCGGGTGTCTGCTGCAGAGGAAAAAGCCTTAGACGACAGTGCCTGTCCACAGCCACGCCCACCTGTGCTGGAGGCTTGCCAAGGCCCAGTGTGCCCTCCTGAGTGGGCAACCCTGGACTGGTCTGAG TGCACCCCAAGCTGTGGGCCTGGTCTCCGCCACCGAGTGGTCCTTTGTAAGAGTGCAGATCAACGATCTACTCTGCCCCCTGGGCACTGCCCTCCTGCAGCCAAGCCACCATCTTCTATGCGGTGTAACTTGCGCCGCTGCCCTCCTGCCCGCTGGGTGGCCAGTGAGTGGGGTGAG TGTTCCACACAGTGTGGCCTCGGCCAGCAGCAGCGCACGGTGCGCTGCACCAGCCACACCGGCCAGCCATCTCGAGAGTGCACTGAGGCCCTGCGGCCATCCACCATGCAGCAGTGTGAGGCCAAGTGTGACAGTGTGGTGCCGCCTGGAGATGGCCCAGAAG AATGCAAGGATGTGAACAAGGTGGCTTACTGCCCCCTGGTGCTCAAGTTTCAGTTCTGTAGCCGAGCCTACTTCCGCCAGATGTGCTGCAAAACCTGCCAAGGCCGCTAG
- the Adamts10 gene encoding A disintegrin and metalloproteinase with thrombospondin motifs 10 isoform X2: MASACQILRWALALGLGLTFKVTHAFRSQDELLSSLESYEIAFPTRVDHNGAMLAFSPPAFRRQRRGAGATTESRLFYKHGLIVADDEEFLIEPLQGGPKGHRGPEDSGPHVVYKRSSLRHPHLDTACGVRDEKPWKGRPWWLRTLKPPPARPLGNESERGQLGLKRSVSRERYVETLVVADKMMVAYHGRRDVEQYVLAIMNIVAKLFQDSSLGNIVNILVTRLILLTEDQPTLEITHHAGKSLDSFCKWQKSIVSHSGHGNAIPENGVANHDTAVLITRYDICIYKNKPCGTLGLAPVGGMCERERSCSINEDIGLATAFTIAHEIGHTFGMNHDGVGNGCGARGQDPAKLMAAHITMKTNPFVWSSCSRDYITSFLDSGLGLCLNNRPPRQDFVYPTVAPGQAYDADEQCRFQHGVKSRQCKYGEVCSELWCLSKSNRCITNSIPAAEGTLCQTHTIDKGWCYKRVCVPFGSRPEGVDGAWGPWTPWGDCSRSCGGGVSSSSRHCDSPRPTIGGKYCLGERRRHRSCNTNDCPPGSQDFREMQCSEFDSVPFRGKFYTWKTYRGGGVKACSLTCLAEGFNFYTERAAAVVDGTPCRPDTVDICVSGECKHVGCDRVLGSDLREDKCRVCGGDGSACETIEGVFSPALPGTGYEDVVWIPKGSVHIFIQDLNLSLSHVALKGDQESLLLEGLPGTPQPHRLPLAGTTFHLRQGPDQAQSLEALGPINASLIVMVLAQAELPALHYRFNAPIARDALPPYSWHYAPWTKCSAQCAGGSQVQVVECRNQLDSSAVAPHYCSGHSKLPKRQRACNTEPCPPDWVVGNWSRCSRSCDAGVRSRSVVCQRRVSAAEEKALDDSACPQPRPPVLEACQGPVCPPEWATLDWSECTPSCGPGLRHRVVLCKSADQRSTLPPGHCPPAAKPPSSMRCNLRRCPPARWVASEWGECSTQCGLGQQQRTVRCTSHTGQPSRECTEALRPSTMQQCEAKCDSVVPPGDGPEECKDVNKVAYCPLVLKFQFCSRAYFRQMCCKTCQGR, from the exons ATGGCTTCTGCCTGCCAGATCCTCCGCTGGGCCCTTGCCCTGGGGCTGGGCCTCACATTCAAGGTCACGCATGCCTTCAGATCTCAAG ATGAGCTCCTGTCCAGTTTGGAGAGCTATGAGATTGCCTTCCCAACTCGAGTGGACCACAACGGGGCAATGCTGGCCTTCTCTCCACCTGCCTTCCGGAGGCAGCGTCGGGGTGCGGGGGCTACAACTGAGTCCCGCCTATTCTACAAG CATGGTCTGATTGTGGCAGACGATGAAGAGTTTCTTATTGAGCCCCTGCAAGGTGGACCCAAAGGTCACCGTGGCCCAGAAGACAGTGGCCCCCATGTAGTGTACAAGCGTTCCTCTCTGCGTCACCCCCATCTGGACACAGCCTGTGGAGTGAGAG ATGAGAAACCGTGGAAGGGTCGTCCATGGTGGTTGCGTACCCTGAAGCCACCACCTGCCAGGCCCCTGGGGAATGAATCAGAGCGAGGCCAGCTGGGCCTGAAGAGATCAGTCAGCAGAGAGCGCTATGTGGAGACCCTTGTGGTAGCCGACAAGATGATGGTGGCCTACCATGGGCGGAGAGATGTGGAGCAGTATGTGTTGGCCATCATGAACATT GTTGCCAAACTTTTCCAGGACTCGAGTCTGGGAAACATCGTCAACATCCTCGTCACTCGCCTTATCCTGCTCACAGAGGACCAG CCCACCCTGGAGATCACCCATCATGCCGGGAAGTCATTGGACAGCTTCTGTAAGTGGCAGAAATCCATCGTGAGCCACAGTGGCCATGGCAACGCCATCCCAGAGAATGGTGTGGCAAACCATGACACAGCTGTGCTCATCACACG CTATGACATCTGCATCTACAAGAACAAACCCTGCGGCACTCTAG GCCTGGCCCCTGTGGGTGGAATGTGTGAGCGTGAGAGGAGCTGCAGTATCAATGAAGATATCGGCCTGGCCACGGCTTTCACCATTGCCCATGAGATCGGGCACAC ATTCGGCATGAATCACGATGGCGTGGGAAACGGCTGTGGGGCCCGTGGTCAGGACCCAGCAAAGCTCATGGCTGCCCACATTACCATGAAGACTAATCCATTCGTGTGGTCATCATGTAGTCGAGACTATATCACCAGTTTTCTGGA CTCGGGCCTGGGGCTTTGCTTGAATAACCGGCCTCCTAGACAGGACTTCGTGTACCCAACGGTGGCTCCCGGCCAGGCCTATGATGCTGATGAGCAGTGCCGATTCCAGCATGGAGTCAAATCGCGTCAGTGTAAATACGGG GAGGTCTGCAGTGAACTGTGGTGTCTGAGCAAGAGCAATCGGTGCATCACCAATAGCATCCCAGCGGCTGAGGGAACACTGTGCCAAACACACACTATCGACAAAGGG TGGTGCTACAAACGAGTCTGTGTCCCCTTCGGGTCTCGGCCAGAGGGTGTAGACGGGGCCTGGGGCCCTTGGACTCCATGGGGTGACTGCAGCAGgtcatgtggtggtggtgtgtcaTCTTCCAGCCGTCACTGCGACAGCCCCAG GCCAACCATTGGGGGCAAGTACTGTCTGGGTGAGAGACGGAGGCACCGGTCCTGCAACACCAAT GACTGTCCACCTGGCTCCCAGGACTTCAGAGAAATGCAGTGCTCTGAATTTGACAGTGTCCCTTTCCGAGGAAAATTCTACACGTGGAAGACATACCGAGGAG GGGGCGTGAAGGCCTGTTCGCTGACTTGCCTAGCAGAAGGCTTCAACTTTTATACGGAGAGAGCAGCAGCTGTGGTGGATGGAACACCCTGCCGTCCTGACACGGTGGACATTTGTGTCAGTGGCGAGTGCAAG CATGTAGGCTGTGACAGGGTCCTGGGTTCTGATCTCCGAGAGGACAAATGCCGTGTGTGTGGGGGTGATGGCAGTGCCTGTGAGACCATTGAAGGTGTCTTTAGCCCAGCTTTGCCAGGAACTG GGTATGAGGACGTCGTCTGGATCCCCAAAGGCTCAGTCCACATTTTCATCCAAGATCTGAACCTGTCCCTTAGTCACGTGG CCCTAAAGGGGGACCAAGAGTCTCTGCTACTGGAGGGGCTACCTGGGACCCCCCAACCTCACCGCCTTCCCTTGGCTGGGACCACATTTCATCTACGGCAGGGGCCGGACCAGGCACAGAGCCTAGAAGCCCTGGGACCCATTAATGCATCTCTCATCGTCATG GTGCTGGCCCAGGCAGAGTTGCCTGCTCTCCACTACCGCTTCAATGCGCCCATTGCCCGGGATGCACTGCCTCCCTACTCCTGGCATTATGCCCCCTGGACCAAATGCTCAGCCCAGTGTGCAGGCG gcAGCCAGGTCCAAGTAGTGGAGTGCCGAAATCAGCTGGACAGCTCAGCAGTGGCCCCACACTACTGTAGTGGCCACAGTAAATTGCCCAAGAGGCAGCGTGCCTGTAATACAGAACCGTGTCCGCCAGA TTGGGTTGTAGGAAACTGGTCACGCTGCAGCCGTAGCTGTGATGCTGGCGTGCGTAGCCGCTCAGTGGTGTGCCAACGCCGGGTGTCTGCTGCAGAGGAAAAAGCCTTAGACGACAGTGCCTGTCCACAGCCACGCCCACCTGTGCTGGAGGCTTGCCAAGGCCCAGTGTGCCCTCCTGAGTGGGCAACCCTGGACTGGTCTGAG TGCACCCCAAGCTGTGGGCCTGGTCTCCGCCACCGAGTGGTCCTTTGTAAGAGTGCAGATCAACGATCTACTCTGCCCCCTGGGCACTGCCCTCCTGCAGCCAAGCCACCATCTTCTATGCGGTGTAACTTGCGCCGCTGCCCTCCTGCCCGCTGGGTGGCCAGTGAGTGGGGTGAG TGTTCCACACAGTGTGGCCTCGGCCAGCAGCAGCGCACGGTGCGCTGCACCAGCCACACCGGCCAGCCATCTCGAGAGTGCACTGAGGCCCTGCGGCCATCCACCATGCAGCAGTGTGAGGCCAAGTGTGACAGTGTGGTGCCGCCTGGAGATGGCCCAGAAG AATGCAAGGATGTGAACAAGGTGGCTTACTGCCCCCTGGTGCTCAAGTTTCAGTTCTGTAGCCGAGCCTACTTCCGCCAGATGTGCTGCAAAACCTGCCAAGGCCGCTAG
- the Adamts10 gene encoding A disintegrin and metalloproteinase with thrombospondin motifs 10 isoform X3, with protein MCERERSCSINEDIGLATAFTIAHEIGHTFGMNHDGVGNGCGARGQDPAKLMAAHITMKTNPFVWSSCSRDYITSFLDSGLGLCLNNRPPRQDFVYPTVAPGQAYDADEQCRFQHGVKSRQCKYGEVCSELWCLSKSNRCITNSIPAAEGTLCQTHTIDKGWCYKRVCVPFGSRPEGVDGAWGPWTPWGDCSRSCGGGVSSSSRHCDSPRPTIGGKYCLGERRRHRSCNTNDCPPGSQDFREMQCSEFDSVPFRGKFYTWKTYRGGGVKACSLTCLAEGFNFYTERAAAVVDGTPCRPDTVDICVSGECKHVGCDRVLGSDLREDKCRVCGGDGSACETIEGVFSPALPGTGYEDVVWIPKGSVHIFIQDLNLSLSHVALKGDQESLLLEGLPGTPQPHRLPLAGTTFHLRQGPDQAQSLEALGPINASLIVMVLAQAELPALHYRFNAPIARDALPPYSWHYAPWTKCSAQCAGGSQVQVVECRNQLDSSAVAPHYCSGHSKLPKRQRACNTEPCPPDWVVGNWSRCSRSCDAGVRSRSVVCQRRVSAAEEKALDDSACPQPRPPVLEACQGPVCPPEWATLDWSECTPSCGPGLRHRVVLCKSADQRSTLPPGHCPPAAKPPSSMRCNLRRCPPARWVASEWGECSTQCGLGQQQRTVRCTSHTGQPSRECTEALRPSTMQQCEAKCDSVVPPGDGPEECKDVNKVAYCPLVLKFQFCSRAYFRQMCCKTCQGR; from the exons ATGTGTGAGCGTGAGAGGAGCTGCAGTATCAATGAAGATATCGGCCTGGCCACGGCTTTCACCATTGCCCATGAGATCGGGCACAC ATTCGGCATGAATCACGATGGCGTGGGAAACGGCTGTGGGGCCCGTGGTCAGGACCCAGCAAAGCTCATGGCTGCCCACATTACCATGAAGACTAATCCATTCGTGTGGTCATCATGTAGTCGAGACTATATCACCAGTTTTCTGGA CTCGGGCCTGGGGCTTTGCTTGAATAACCGGCCTCCTAGACAGGACTTCGTGTACCCAACGGTGGCTCCCGGCCAGGCCTATGATGCTGATGAGCAGTGCCGATTCCAGCATGGAGTCAAATCGCGTCAGTGTAAATACGGG GAGGTCTGCAGTGAACTGTGGTGTCTGAGCAAGAGCAATCGGTGCATCACCAATAGCATCCCAGCGGCTGAGGGAACACTGTGCCAAACACACACTATCGACAAAGGG TGGTGCTACAAACGAGTCTGTGTCCCCTTCGGGTCTCGGCCAGAGGGTGTAGACGGGGCCTGGGGCCCTTGGACTCCATGGGGTGACTGCAGCAGgtcatgtggtggtggtgtgtcaTCTTCCAGCCGTCACTGCGACAGCCCCAG GCCAACCATTGGGGGCAAGTACTGTCTGGGTGAGAGACGGAGGCACCGGTCCTGCAACACCAAT GACTGTCCACCTGGCTCCCAGGACTTCAGAGAAATGCAGTGCTCTGAATTTGACAGTGTCCCTTTCCGAGGAAAATTCTACACGTGGAAGACATACCGAGGAG GGGGCGTGAAGGCCTGTTCGCTGACTTGCCTAGCAGAAGGCTTCAACTTTTATACGGAGAGAGCAGCAGCTGTGGTGGATGGAACACCCTGCCGTCCTGACACGGTGGACATTTGTGTCAGTGGCGAGTGCAAG CATGTAGGCTGTGACAGGGTCCTGGGTTCTGATCTCCGAGAGGACAAATGCCGTGTGTGTGGGGGTGATGGCAGTGCCTGTGAGACCATTGAAGGTGTCTTTAGCCCAGCTTTGCCAGGAACTG GGTATGAGGACGTCGTCTGGATCCCCAAAGGCTCAGTCCACATTTTCATCCAAGATCTGAACCTGTCCCTTAGTCACGTGG CCCTAAAGGGGGACCAAGAGTCTCTGCTACTGGAGGGGCTACCTGGGACCCCCCAACCTCACCGCCTTCCCTTGGCTGGGACCACATTTCATCTACGGCAGGGGCCGGACCAGGCACAGAGCCTAGAAGCCCTGGGACCCATTAATGCATCTCTCATCGTCATG GTGCTGGCCCAGGCAGAGTTGCCTGCTCTCCACTACCGCTTCAATGCGCCCATTGCCCGGGATGCACTGCCTCCCTACTCCTGGCATTATGCCCCCTGGACCAAATGCTCAGCCCAGTGTGCAGGCG gcAGCCAGGTCCAAGTAGTGGAGTGCCGAAATCAGCTGGACAGCTCAGCAGTGGCCCCACACTACTGTAGTGGCCACAGTAAATTGCCCAAGAGGCAGCGTGCCTGTAATACAGAACCGTGTCCGCCAGA TTGGGTTGTAGGAAACTGGTCACGCTGCAGCCGTAGCTGTGATGCTGGCGTGCGTAGCCGCTCAGTGGTGTGCCAACGCCGGGTGTCTGCTGCAGAGGAAAAAGCCTTAGACGACAGTGCCTGTCCACAGCCACGCCCACCTGTGCTGGAGGCTTGCCAAGGCCCAGTGTGCCCTCCTGAGTGGGCAACCCTGGACTGGTCTGAG TGCACCCCAAGCTGTGGGCCTGGTCTCCGCCACCGAGTGGTCCTTTGTAAGAGTGCAGATCAACGATCTACTCTGCCCCCTGGGCACTGCCCTCCTGCAGCCAAGCCACCATCTTCTATGCGGTGTAACTTGCGCCGCTGCCCTCCTGCCCGCTGGGTGGCCAGTGAGTGGGGTGAG TGTTCCACACAGTGTGGCCTCGGCCAGCAGCAGCGCACGGTGCGCTGCACCAGCCACACCGGCCAGCCATCTCGAGAGTGCACTGAGGCCCTGCGGCCATCCACCATGCAGCAGTGTGAGGCCAAGTGTGACAGTGTGGTGCCGCCTGGAGATGGCCCAGAAG AATGCAAGGATGTGAACAAGGTGGCTTACTGCCCCCTGGTGCTCAAGTTTCAGTTCTGTAGCCGAGCCTACTTCCGCCAGATGTGCTGCAAAACCTGCCAAGGCCGCTAG
- the Adamts10 gene encoding A disintegrin and metalloproteinase with thrombospondin motifs 10 isoform X4, with amino-acid sequence MNHDGVGNGCGARGQDPAKLMAAHITMKTNPFVWSSCSRDYITSFLDSGLGLCLNNRPPRQDFVYPTVAPGQAYDADEQCRFQHGVKSRQCKYGEVCSELWCLSKSNRCITNSIPAAEGTLCQTHTIDKGWCYKRVCVPFGSRPEGVDGAWGPWTPWGDCSRSCGGGVSSSSRHCDSPRPTIGGKYCLGERRRHRSCNTNDCPPGSQDFREMQCSEFDSVPFRGKFYTWKTYRGGGVKACSLTCLAEGFNFYTERAAAVVDGTPCRPDTVDICVSGECKHVGCDRVLGSDLREDKCRVCGGDGSACETIEGVFSPALPGTGYEDVVWIPKGSVHIFIQDLNLSLSHVALKGDQESLLLEGLPGTPQPHRLPLAGTTFHLRQGPDQAQSLEALGPINASLIVMVLAQAELPALHYRFNAPIARDALPPYSWHYAPWTKCSAQCAGGSQVQVVECRNQLDSSAVAPHYCSGHSKLPKRQRACNTEPCPPDWVVGNWSRCSRSCDAGVRSRSVVCQRRVSAAEEKALDDSACPQPRPPVLEACQGPVCPPEWATLDWSECTPSCGPGLRHRVVLCKSADQRSTLPPGHCPPAAKPPSSMRCNLRRCPPARWVASEWGECSTQCGLGQQQRTVRCTSHTGQPSRECTEALRPSTMQQCEAKCDSVVPPGDGPEECKDVNKVAYCPLVLKFQFCSRAYFRQMCCKTCQGR; translated from the exons ATGAATCACGATGGCGTGGGAAACGGCTGTGGGGCCCGTGGTCAGGACCCAGCAAAGCTCATGGCTGCCCACATTACCATGAAGACTAATCCATTCGTGTGGTCATCATGTAGTCGAGACTATATCACCAGTTTTCTGGA CTCGGGCCTGGGGCTTTGCTTGAATAACCGGCCTCCTAGACAGGACTTCGTGTACCCAACGGTGGCTCCCGGCCAGGCCTATGATGCTGATGAGCAGTGCCGATTCCAGCATGGAGTCAAATCGCGTCAGTGTAAATACGGG GAGGTCTGCAGTGAACTGTGGTGTCTGAGCAAGAGCAATCGGTGCATCACCAATAGCATCCCAGCGGCTGAGGGAACACTGTGCCAAACACACACTATCGACAAAGGG TGGTGCTACAAACGAGTCTGTGTCCCCTTCGGGTCTCGGCCAGAGGGTGTAGACGGGGCCTGGGGCCCTTGGACTCCATGGGGTGACTGCAGCAGgtcatgtggtggtggtgtgtcaTCTTCCAGCCGTCACTGCGACAGCCCCAG GCCAACCATTGGGGGCAAGTACTGTCTGGGTGAGAGACGGAGGCACCGGTCCTGCAACACCAAT GACTGTCCACCTGGCTCCCAGGACTTCAGAGAAATGCAGTGCTCTGAATTTGACAGTGTCCCTTTCCGAGGAAAATTCTACACGTGGAAGACATACCGAGGAG GGGGCGTGAAGGCCTGTTCGCTGACTTGCCTAGCAGAAGGCTTCAACTTTTATACGGAGAGAGCAGCAGCTGTGGTGGATGGAACACCCTGCCGTCCTGACACGGTGGACATTTGTGTCAGTGGCGAGTGCAAG CATGTAGGCTGTGACAGGGTCCTGGGTTCTGATCTCCGAGAGGACAAATGCCGTGTGTGTGGGGGTGATGGCAGTGCCTGTGAGACCATTGAAGGTGTCTTTAGCCCAGCTTTGCCAGGAACTG GGTATGAGGACGTCGTCTGGATCCCCAAAGGCTCAGTCCACATTTTCATCCAAGATCTGAACCTGTCCCTTAGTCACGTGG CCCTAAAGGGGGACCAAGAGTCTCTGCTACTGGAGGGGCTACCTGGGACCCCCCAACCTCACCGCCTTCCCTTGGCTGGGACCACATTTCATCTACGGCAGGGGCCGGACCAGGCACAGAGCCTAGAAGCCCTGGGACCCATTAATGCATCTCTCATCGTCATG GTGCTGGCCCAGGCAGAGTTGCCTGCTCTCCACTACCGCTTCAATGCGCCCATTGCCCGGGATGCACTGCCTCCCTACTCCTGGCATTATGCCCCCTGGACCAAATGCTCAGCCCAGTGTGCAGGCG gcAGCCAGGTCCAAGTAGTGGAGTGCCGAAATCAGCTGGACAGCTCAGCAGTGGCCCCACACTACTGTAGTGGCCACAGTAAATTGCCCAAGAGGCAGCGTGCCTGTAATACAGAACCGTGTCCGCCAGA TTGGGTTGTAGGAAACTGGTCACGCTGCAGCCGTAGCTGTGATGCTGGCGTGCGTAGCCGCTCAGTGGTGTGCCAACGCCGGGTGTCTGCTGCAGAGGAAAAAGCCTTAGACGACAGTGCCTGTCCACAGCCACGCCCACCTGTGCTGGAGGCTTGCCAAGGCCCAGTGTGCCCTCCTGAGTGGGCAACCCTGGACTGGTCTGAG TGCACCCCAAGCTGTGGGCCTGGTCTCCGCCACCGAGTGGTCCTTTGTAAGAGTGCAGATCAACGATCTACTCTGCCCCCTGGGCACTGCCCTCCTGCAGCCAAGCCACCATCTTCTATGCGGTGTAACTTGCGCCGCTGCCCTCCTGCCCGCTGGGTGGCCAGTGAGTGGGGTGAG TGTTCCACACAGTGTGGCCTCGGCCAGCAGCAGCGCACGGTGCGCTGCACCAGCCACACCGGCCAGCCATCTCGAGAGTGCACTGAGGCCCTGCGGCCATCCACCATGCAGCAGTGTGAGGCCAAGTGTGACAGTGTGGTGCCGCCTGGAGATGGCCCAGAAG AATGCAAGGATGTGAACAAGGTGGCTTACTGCCCCCTGGTGCTCAAGTTTCAGTTCTGTAGCCGAGCCTACTTCCGCCAGATGTGCTGCAAAACCTGCCAAGGCCGCTAG